In Mastacembelus armatus chromosome 4, fMasArm1.2, whole genome shotgun sequence, the following are encoded in one genomic region:
- the LOC113128964 gene encoding dimethylaniline monooxygenase [N-oxide-forming] 5-like isoform X1: MSLEVAASGAEQLGNNWGKLIDCVLFCSIMVHRVAVIGAGPSGLTSVKACLDEGMVPTCFESSNDMGGLWKFKEVSEPNRASIYRSLTINISKEMMCFSDLPIPADYPNYMHHSKILKYFRMYADHFKLLKHIRFQTVVKSVRQRPDFSRTGQWEVVTEDKDGHEESHVFDAVICCSGHYTYPNLPLKDFPGIETFEGKYFHSWDYKGPEDMYGKRVVVIGIGNSGGDIAVEGSRVAEQVYMSTRRGAWVVRQVVDNGLPLDMKYNTRIVHILFQLLPINFFNWMVEKRLNTMYDHTMYALKPTHRFFSQIPVINDDLPFRILSGAVIVKPNVKEIRGSTVVFDDGSMVEKVDTIVFATGYNYGFPYLPSSVMHKSGQRVGLYKHVFPPNLEHPTLAIVGFIHAFGAIMPQAEMQARWATRVFKGYKKLPSNQAMIKAVEKDTRDIEKNYFVSKLTPLEVDFVSYMDDLAGDIGVRPNLLWLFFTDFPLFKRVLWGPMTAYQYRLTGPGKWEGSRRAIFTQFDRMYQPLKTRQVVEQETSYAGLLIKLSLTIMAGGAAAYYVHVHHPTAISTLMSKFHPQTV, encoded by the exons aTGTCTCTAGAAGTAGCAGCCtcaggagctgagcaactggggaacaactggggaaaaCTGATTGACTGTGTTCTATtctg CTCCATCATGGTGCACAGAGTAGCAGTGATCGGGGCCGGCCCCTCCGGCCTGACCAGTGTGAAGGCCTGTCTGGATGAGGGAATGGTGCCAACCTGTTTTGAAAGCAGCAATGACATGGGCGGTCTGTGGAAGTTCAAG GAAGTGTCGGAGCCAAACCGAGCCAGCATCTATCGTTCCCTCACCATCAACATCTCCAAAGAGATGATGTGCTTCAGTGACTTGCCTATTCCTGCTGATTATCCCAACTACATGCACCACTCTAAAATTCTGAAATACTTTAGGATGTATGCAGACCACTTCAAACTGCTGAAACACATCCGCTTCCAG ACCGTAGTGAAGAGtgtcagacagagaccagactTCTCTCGCACTGGTCAGTGGGAAGTGGTGACTGAGGATAAAGACGGACATGAGGAGAGTCATGTCTTTGATGCCGTTATCTGCTGCTCTGGTCACTACACCTACCCCAACCTGCCACTCAAAGACTTCCCAg GAATTGAGACATTTGAAGGGAAATATTTCCACAGCTGGGACTACAAGGGCCCTGAAGACATGTATGGTAAGAGAGTGGTGGTCATCGGCATCGGTAACTCGGGAGGTGACATCGCTGTGGAGGGAAGCAGAGTGGCAGAGCAG GTGTATATGAGCACCCGTCGTGGGGCCTGGGTCGTCCGTCAGGTTGTTGACAATGGCCTGCCTCTGGACATGAAATACAACACACGTATTGTTCACATTTTGTTCCAGTTGCTGCCGATAAACTTCTTCAACTGGATGGTCGAGAAAAGGCTGAACACCATGTATGACCACACCATGTATGCCCTCAAACCCACACACAG GTTCTTCAGTCAGATCCCAGTGATCAACGATGACCTGCCTTTCAGGATTCTGTCCGGCGCAGTCATTGTCAAACCAAACGTGAAGGAGATCCGAGGTTCTACTGTGGTGTTTGATgatggcagcatggtggaaaaA GTGGATACAATTGTGTTCGCCACAGGGTACAACTATGGTTTTCCTTACTTACCAAGCAGTGTTATGCACAAGTCTGGACAGCGTGTGGGTCTGTACAAGCATGTCTTTCCCCCCAACCTGGAACATCCCACTCTAGCTATTGTGGGTTTTATTCATGCCTTTGGAGCCATCATGCCTCAGGCTGAAATGCAGGCCCGCTGGGCCACACGTGTCTTCAAGG GATATAAAAAGCTGCCCTCAAACCAGGCCATGATCAAGGCTGTTGAGAAGGACACACGGGACATTGAGAAAAA CTACTTCGTGTCAAAGTTGACACCCCTGGAAGTGGACTTTGTTTCCTACATGGACGACTTAGCAGGGGACATTGGGGTGCGGCCAAATCTCCTCTGGCTCTTCTTCACTGACTTCCCACTGTTTAAGAGGGTGTTGTGGGGACCAATGACAGCTTACCAGTACCGCTTGACTGGACCAGGGAAATGGGAGGGATCCCGCAGAGCAATCTTCACCCAGTTTGATCGCATGTACCAGCCCCTAAAAACCAGACAG GTGGTGGAGCAAGAGACATCCTATGCCGGGCTCCTGATTAAGCTGAGCCTGACCATCATGGCCGGAGGAGCTGCTGCATATTACGTCCATGTGCACCACCCGACTGCTATCTCCACCCTTATGTCCAAGTTCCATCCACAAACAGTCTGA
- the LOC113128964 gene encoding dimethylaniline monooxygenase [N-oxide-forming] 5-like isoform X2 → MCEISIMVHRVAVIGAGPSGLTSVKACLDEGMVPTCFESSNDMGGLWKFKEVSEPNRASIYRSLTINISKEMMCFSDLPIPADYPNYMHHSKILKYFRMYADHFKLLKHIRFQTVVKSVRQRPDFSRTGQWEVVTEDKDGHEESHVFDAVICCSGHYTYPNLPLKDFPGIETFEGKYFHSWDYKGPEDMYGKRVVVIGIGNSGGDIAVEGSRVAEQVYMSTRRGAWVVRQVVDNGLPLDMKYNTRIVHILFQLLPINFFNWMVEKRLNTMYDHTMYALKPTHRFFSQIPVINDDLPFRILSGAVIVKPNVKEIRGSTVVFDDGSMVEKVDTIVFATGYNYGFPYLPSSVMHKSGQRVGLYKHVFPPNLEHPTLAIVGFIHAFGAIMPQAEMQARWATRVFKGYKKLPSNQAMIKAVEKDTRDIEKNYFVSKLTPLEVDFVSYMDDLAGDIGVRPNLLWLFFTDFPLFKRVLWGPMTAYQYRLTGPGKWEGSRRAIFTQFDRMYQPLKTRQVVEQETSYAGLLIKLSLTIMAGGAAAYYVHVHHPTAISTLMSKFHPQTV, encoded by the exons ATGTGTGAGAT CTCCATCATGGTGCACAGAGTAGCAGTGATCGGGGCCGGCCCCTCCGGCCTGACCAGTGTGAAGGCCTGTCTGGATGAGGGAATGGTGCCAACCTGTTTTGAAAGCAGCAATGACATGGGCGGTCTGTGGAAGTTCAAG GAAGTGTCGGAGCCAAACCGAGCCAGCATCTATCGTTCCCTCACCATCAACATCTCCAAAGAGATGATGTGCTTCAGTGACTTGCCTATTCCTGCTGATTATCCCAACTACATGCACCACTCTAAAATTCTGAAATACTTTAGGATGTATGCAGACCACTTCAAACTGCTGAAACACATCCGCTTCCAG ACCGTAGTGAAGAGtgtcagacagagaccagactTCTCTCGCACTGGTCAGTGGGAAGTGGTGACTGAGGATAAAGACGGACATGAGGAGAGTCATGTCTTTGATGCCGTTATCTGCTGCTCTGGTCACTACACCTACCCCAACCTGCCACTCAAAGACTTCCCAg GAATTGAGACATTTGAAGGGAAATATTTCCACAGCTGGGACTACAAGGGCCCTGAAGACATGTATGGTAAGAGAGTGGTGGTCATCGGCATCGGTAACTCGGGAGGTGACATCGCTGTGGAGGGAAGCAGAGTGGCAGAGCAG GTGTATATGAGCACCCGTCGTGGGGCCTGGGTCGTCCGTCAGGTTGTTGACAATGGCCTGCCTCTGGACATGAAATACAACACACGTATTGTTCACATTTTGTTCCAGTTGCTGCCGATAAACTTCTTCAACTGGATGGTCGAGAAAAGGCTGAACACCATGTATGACCACACCATGTATGCCCTCAAACCCACACACAG GTTCTTCAGTCAGATCCCAGTGATCAACGATGACCTGCCTTTCAGGATTCTGTCCGGCGCAGTCATTGTCAAACCAAACGTGAAGGAGATCCGAGGTTCTACTGTGGTGTTTGATgatggcagcatggtggaaaaA GTGGATACAATTGTGTTCGCCACAGGGTACAACTATGGTTTTCCTTACTTACCAAGCAGTGTTATGCACAAGTCTGGACAGCGTGTGGGTCTGTACAAGCATGTCTTTCCCCCCAACCTGGAACATCCCACTCTAGCTATTGTGGGTTTTATTCATGCCTTTGGAGCCATCATGCCTCAGGCTGAAATGCAGGCCCGCTGGGCCACACGTGTCTTCAAGG GATATAAAAAGCTGCCCTCAAACCAGGCCATGATCAAGGCTGTTGAGAAGGACACACGGGACATTGAGAAAAA CTACTTCGTGTCAAAGTTGACACCCCTGGAAGTGGACTTTGTTTCCTACATGGACGACTTAGCAGGGGACATTGGGGTGCGGCCAAATCTCCTCTGGCTCTTCTTCACTGACTTCCCACTGTTTAAGAGGGTGTTGTGGGGACCAATGACAGCTTACCAGTACCGCTTGACTGGACCAGGGAAATGGGAGGGATCCCGCAGAGCAATCTTCACCCAGTTTGATCGCATGTACCAGCCCCTAAAAACCAGACAG GTGGTGGAGCAAGAGACATCCTATGCCGGGCTCCTGATTAAGCTGAGCCTGACCATCATGGCCGGAGGAGCTGCTGCATATTACGTCCATGTGCACCACCCGACTGCTATCTCCACCCTTATGTCCAAGTTCCATCCACAAACAGTCTGA
- the LOC113128964 gene encoding dimethylaniline monooxygenase [N-oxide-forming] 5-like isoform X3 — translation MVHRVAVIGAGPSGLTSVKACLDEGMVPTCFESSNDMGGLWKFKEVSEPNRASIYRSLTINISKEMMCFSDLPIPADYPNYMHHSKILKYFRMYADHFKLLKHIRFQTVVKSVRQRPDFSRTGQWEVVTEDKDGHEESHVFDAVICCSGHYTYPNLPLKDFPGIETFEGKYFHSWDYKGPEDMYGKRVVVIGIGNSGGDIAVEGSRVAEQVYMSTRRGAWVVRQVVDNGLPLDMKYNTRIVHILFQLLPINFFNWMVEKRLNTMYDHTMYALKPTHRFFSQIPVINDDLPFRILSGAVIVKPNVKEIRGSTVVFDDGSMVEKVDTIVFATGYNYGFPYLPSSVMHKSGQRVGLYKHVFPPNLEHPTLAIVGFIHAFGAIMPQAEMQARWATRVFKGYKKLPSNQAMIKAVEKDTRDIEKNYFVSKLTPLEVDFVSYMDDLAGDIGVRPNLLWLFFTDFPLFKRVLWGPMTAYQYRLTGPGKWEGSRRAIFTQFDRMYQPLKTRQVVEQETSYAGLLIKLSLTIMAGGAAAYYVHVHHPTAISTLMSKFHPQTV, via the exons ATGGTGCACAGAGTAGCAGTGATCGGGGCCGGCCCCTCCGGCCTGACCAGTGTGAAGGCCTGTCTGGATGAGGGAATGGTGCCAACCTGTTTTGAAAGCAGCAATGACATGGGCGGTCTGTGGAAGTTCAAG GAAGTGTCGGAGCCAAACCGAGCCAGCATCTATCGTTCCCTCACCATCAACATCTCCAAAGAGATGATGTGCTTCAGTGACTTGCCTATTCCTGCTGATTATCCCAACTACATGCACCACTCTAAAATTCTGAAATACTTTAGGATGTATGCAGACCACTTCAAACTGCTGAAACACATCCGCTTCCAG ACCGTAGTGAAGAGtgtcagacagagaccagactTCTCTCGCACTGGTCAGTGGGAAGTGGTGACTGAGGATAAAGACGGACATGAGGAGAGTCATGTCTTTGATGCCGTTATCTGCTGCTCTGGTCACTACACCTACCCCAACCTGCCACTCAAAGACTTCCCAg GAATTGAGACATTTGAAGGGAAATATTTCCACAGCTGGGACTACAAGGGCCCTGAAGACATGTATGGTAAGAGAGTGGTGGTCATCGGCATCGGTAACTCGGGAGGTGACATCGCTGTGGAGGGAAGCAGAGTGGCAGAGCAG GTGTATATGAGCACCCGTCGTGGGGCCTGGGTCGTCCGTCAGGTTGTTGACAATGGCCTGCCTCTGGACATGAAATACAACACACGTATTGTTCACATTTTGTTCCAGTTGCTGCCGATAAACTTCTTCAACTGGATGGTCGAGAAAAGGCTGAACACCATGTATGACCACACCATGTATGCCCTCAAACCCACACACAG GTTCTTCAGTCAGATCCCAGTGATCAACGATGACCTGCCTTTCAGGATTCTGTCCGGCGCAGTCATTGTCAAACCAAACGTGAAGGAGATCCGAGGTTCTACTGTGGTGTTTGATgatggcagcatggtggaaaaA GTGGATACAATTGTGTTCGCCACAGGGTACAACTATGGTTTTCCTTACTTACCAAGCAGTGTTATGCACAAGTCTGGACAGCGTGTGGGTCTGTACAAGCATGTCTTTCCCCCCAACCTGGAACATCCCACTCTAGCTATTGTGGGTTTTATTCATGCCTTTGGAGCCATCATGCCTCAGGCTGAAATGCAGGCCCGCTGGGCCACACGTGTCTTCAAGG GATATAAAAAGCTGCCCTCAAACCAGGCCATGATCAAGGCTGTTGAGAAGGACACACGGGACATTGAGAAAAA CTACTTCGTGTCAAAGTTGACACCCCTGGAAGTGGACTTTGTTTCCTACATGGACGACTTAGCAGGGGACATTGGGGTGCGGCCAAATCTCCTCTGGCTCTTCTTCACTGACTTCCCACTGTTTAAGAGGGTGTTGTGGGGACCAATGACAGCTTACCAGTACCGCTTGACTGGACCAGGGAAATGGGAGGGATCCCGCAGAGCAATCTTCACCCAGTTTGATCGCATGTACCAGCCCCTAAAAACCAGACAG GTGGTGGAGCAAGAGACATCCTATGCCGGGCTCCTGATTAAGCTGAGCCTGACCATCATGGCCGGAGGAGCTGCTGCATATTACGTCCATGTGCACCACCCGACTGCTATCTCCACCCTTATGTCCAAGTTCCATCCACAAACAGTCTGA